A window of the Nilaparvata lugens isolate BPH unplaced genomic scaffold, ASM1435652v1 scaffold4943, whole genome shotgun sequence genome harbors these coding sequences:
- the LOC120355834 gene encoding ctenidin-3-like encodes MPSDRSCMTIPSQSPLYMKGYCQIEAILASAGGTIASCSGSTVGGVMAAVSGANGGGGVTGGGQMTGGGVTGSGGATGGGRTTGSGVTDGGGATGGGLAVAGRPAAG; translated from the coding sequence ATGCCGAGTGACAGGTCCTGCATGACCATCCCGAGCCAGAGTCCCCTATATATGAAGGGCTACTGCCAAATTGAAGCCATCCTGGCCTCAGCCGGCGGGACGATTGCCAGCTGCAGCGGGTCTACTGTTGGTGGCGTGATGGCAGCTGTCAGTGGGGCGAACGGCGGCGGTGGGGTGACCGGCGGCGGCCAGATGACCGGCGGtggggtgactggcagtggtggggcgaccggtggcggccGGACGACTGGCAGCGGGGTGACTGACGGCGGTGGGGCAACCGGTGGCGGACTGGCGGTGGCCGGACGACCGGCGGCAGGGTGA